DNA from Sulfurimonas xiamenensis:
AGAAGAAGATAGCAAAGATGTTTGATGAAATAAAACCGCATTTAGTTGAACTAAGAAAAAGACTTGGTATCTCTGTCGCCAGCCTTATTGTAATGTTTTTTGTAATGTTTTACTTTCATGAAGCAATTTTAGAGTGGATAGTAGAACCCTTAAATGTCGCTCTTTTAGAAGTTGGCAGAAAATCTCTTCACGCTGCCGATGGAATGGTAACTACAAATCAAGTTGGGGGAGCATTTTTTGTTGCTCTTAAAGTCTCATTTTTTGCAGCCATTTTAGGAGCTCTTCCTATTATTTTAAGTCAAATATGGGCTTTTATAGCACCTGCTCTATACGCAAACGAAAAGAAGATGATTATTCCATTTATCCTCGGCGGAACTATAATGTTTGCTATAGGGGTTATATTTGCCTACTATATAGTTACTCCGTTTGGTTTTGATTTTTTGATTACCTTTGGTAGCTTTAAATTTACTCCTCTGATAAATATAGAAGATTATGTAGGCTTCTTTACAAAAATCATGTTTGGCTTTGGAATAGCTTTTGAACTTCCTGTTTTTGCATACTTTTTAGGACTTCTTGGCATGGTTGACGATAGACAGATGAGAGAGTTTTTTAAGTATGCAATTGTAATTATTTTTATAGTAGCTGCCCTTCTTACTCCGCCGGATGTATTGACACAGCTTTTAATGGCAGGCCCGCTTGTCCTGCTTTATGGAATATCTATTTTAATAGTAAGACTAGTCAACCCTGCTCCTGCGCTTGAAGAAGAGAGCGAGGATGAAGATATAGATCTTCTTGATGAGATAAGAGCGATAAACAAAGACAGTGAATAATAAAGAACTTTTAACATCTAGCTATGACTTCTTTCTTCCAAAGGAGCTTATAGCGACACACCCCGCAAATCCGAGAGACAGCTCAAAACTTCTTGTATATGACAGATCTACAGACAAAATTTCGCATGTAAAATTTTCGGATTTAGAGAAGTTTATCCCAAAAGAGTGTGCGCTGATATTTAACGACACAAAAGTTATAAAAGCAAGACTCTTTGGAAAAAAAGAGAGCGGCGGAAAAATTGAACTTCTTATAAACAGAGCCCTGAATGCGCATGATGTAAATGTTTATATAAGAGGTAAAGTAAAAAAAGATACAAAAATTCTCTTTGATGAGAATCTTTCTGCTATAGTTCAAAAACTTCACGATGACGGAAGCAGAGTCGTCCATTTTTATGAAAATGAAAAACTTTTGCGTTTTGAGGAACTGCTTCCGATAATAGAAAAAATCGGGCATGTTCCTCTTCCCCCTTATATTCAAAGAGAAGACAATAAAGAGGATGAAAATGAGTATCAAAGCGTCTTTGCCAAAGAGGAGGGTGCGGTTGCCGCACCGACTGCATCCCTGCACTTTACAAAAGAGCAGCATGAGAGAGTATGCAAAACATTTGCACATGCATTTGTAACACTTCATGTAGGCAGTGGAACATTTAAGCCAGTTGAGTGTGAGAAAATAACCGAGCATCCTATGCACTCAGAGTACTATGCTATCTCCAAAAAGGCAAAAAAACTTTTAGACTCCGATAGAGCAATTTTAAGCATTGGAACAACTTCTACAAGAACAATAGAGTTTTATGCAAGAAACAAAGATATTTCAAATGGAGAGGCAAACCTCTTTTTGCATCCAAAAAACAGACCCTTAAGAGTAAATCATCTGCTTACAAATTTTCATCTTCCAAAATCCACTCTTTTAATGTTAGTGGCCTCTTTTGTGGGATTGGAAAAAACTCAGGAGCTTTACAGAATTGCCATTGAAAAAGAGTATAGATTCTACTCTTACGGCGATTCAATGTTAATACTATAGAACTAAAACTCTGCCCTTTACTATCTCTATCTCGCCGTTTAACTCTGCTTCAAAAACTCTCTGCGGATATTTTGCCAAAGCCTCATCATATGTTGGATTTGTACTGCAAAACTCTATAAAATCATCTTTGCTAAAGAGTTGAAGATTCTTTGATGGTGTAAATTGAGATACAAACTCATTTATATCATAAATCACCTCTGCTTTAGACTCTTTTACAAGCTGATTTGTGCCGCTGCTCTCACCTAAACGATGCGGAAGCACAAAAATTTTTTTACCCATTTTTAAAGCAAATTCCACACTTCTCATAGTTCCGCTATCCAGATCAGCTTCGCCGACTATTAAAACATCGCCAAGAGCAACTACAAGCTCATTTCTTATAATAAAATTCCAGGGGGTTGCACGAAATCCAAGCTCAAACTGACTAAGCAAAAGCCCGCTGTTTTGTATATCGTTTAATAAATTTTTATTTACAGAGGGATAACGCAGATCTATGCCGCACGGCAAAACAGCAATAGTGTTTGAACTCCCTGCACCCGAGTGGGCTGTTGCATCGATTCCCATTGCGCCGCCGCTTACTACACAGATTCCATTTTTTGATAATGCTAAAGAAATTTTTTGGATATATTCGCGAGAATATTTTGTCGGTTTTCTACTGCCTACGATTGAAACTTTTACTCTCTGTAAAAGTTCAAGATTTCCGTTATAAAAAAGCTGCTTCGGATAACTTTTCATAGAAAAAAGTTCAGGTATTTTATTTTTAACTATTTTCATTTCAATATAGCTTATCTATTAAAACCAATTCAACTTCAGAAAAAAGATGCTTTGACTCACTAATGGCCAAAAGAGTATTTGCATGCGGATGACCTATTGCTATTGCACTTCCATGCACTTTAGCTATTTTGATTGCTTTTTTTATTTGTCCCTTTACATAATCTTTATCAAGTTCATGATCTAAAAAGATATCTCTTGACATATATTTTTTTCCATAACTTTTCATCACCTTTGGTACTTTTGTTGATCCAATTGTCCGACTGTCTATAAAATTAATATTTTCTTTTTCCAGCGCATAAATAAGTCTATTTACTGCCGCTTCATCTGATGTAAATTTACTTCCTGTATGGTTATTGATATATTTGACTTTTGGGAATAGCTTTTTTATTTCTGCAACTCTTTGCAATATTTTTATTTGAGAATCATCCACTTTTAGTGTATAAGGTTCTTCCTTTGTGAAATTTTTTGCTTCCATAGGCAAATGAACCATATAAAACTCCTCTTTTGCAGCCAATTTATGAGAATTTGGTCTGAATTCACTTGGCGGCAGAAAAGACATTGTTATAGGCAGATTAAGGCTCTTGATAGCTTTTATATGAGACTTTACACTCACATCATCTATAATAATTGCCAACTTTGCTTTGGCAGAAGTCTCTACTGTCTTCTCCCGCTCTATTGGTTTTGGCTCTATAGAACTCTCAACCTCATGCGAAGCATCTTCATACTTCTCTTTTGCTTCTTTAGTGCTTTTTTCAATCGTTTCACTCTCTTTTATTTGCTTAACGCTTTTTTTAGCGATTTTGCTCTCTTTTTTAAATAAATCATTTTTTGCATCATCATATCCAACATAATATCCTATACCAAAGGAACTAAAAGCGATAATTATAAAAGTTACAATCCAAGTTATAAAAGTTAAATCTTTTGGTTTTTTCTTAAAACTTGTTTTTCTTTTTCTTGACATAAATTCTCCATAAATTATAATAAAACTATATCCTAAAAAATTAAAATAGAGATTATTTATTGCATAATGACATATTAATATACTCTTTAAAACATTGTTTTTCTTAAGCATTCTTTTTGTATAATTTCGAGTTCCTTTCTCTTTGTATCGAATTTTTTCGATATATATATACATCCGAAAGGGAAACAAAAGCCTGTTTATAGGCGAAATACCAAAGGGAGATTATACTCTATGAGAAATTACGAAAACCTAGTAATCGTAAAACCGACATTAACAGCAGAAGAGATTCAAGCTAGCGTTAATGCTATTGAAGAAGTTATCACTTCTAACGGCGGCGAAATAGCTGCAACAGACGCAATGGGAATGAGAAAATTAGCATATTCTATTGGAAAAAATGAGCGTGGTTATTTCCATGTTATCTATTATACAGCTGCTCCTTCAGCAATCAGCGAAATTGAAAGACGCTTCCGTATTAATGAAGATCTTCTTCGTTTTGTAACTATCAAATATGATACAAATCGTGAAGTGTCAGCTTGGAACCAACTAGTTCAAAAAGCAAACAAAAAAGCTTCATCACCTGCTGAAGAAACTAAAGAAGAAGTTGAAGCAAGCACAGAAGTTCAAGAAGTAGCTGAAGAGACAGCAGAGTAATTGGCTAACGCCTAAACAAAGAAGGAAGATTCATGTATAACAAAGTTATTTTGGTTGGAAACTTAACTAGAGATATAGAACTTAGATACTCTCAAGGCGGAATGGCAATAGCAAACACTGCTATTGCTACAAGCCGCAAATTCACTGTTAACGGTGAAAAAAAAGAGGAAGTTTGCTTTGTAGATATTACATTCTTTGCAAGAAGTGCAGAGATTGCCAACCAGTACCTTAAAAAGGGGAGTAAAATCCTTGTAGAAGGTAGACTTAACTTTGATCAATGGGTAGATCAAAACGGACAGAAACGCTCTAAACACTCTGTTGTTGTTGAAACAATGCAGATGCTAGATTCGAAAAATGATAACCAAAACAGTGGTAATTATCCTGCTCAACAAAATCAAGCAGGACAACAAAATTATCAACAACAAGCACAAAGTTATCAACAGCCGAATCAGCAACAGCAATCCTATTCACAAAACAGAGCTATGCCTGAGAGCAGTTCTGTTCCGGAAATAGACATTGATGAAGATGAAATTCCATTTTAGAAAATAGATAATAAAAGGAAATACCATGGCAGAAAGAAGAAAGTATAAAAAAAGATACTGTAAGTACTGTGAAGCAAAAGTTGACTTCATGGATTATAAAGATGTAGGAGCGCTTCGCTTCTCTCTTTCAGAAAGATATAAAATCATGCCTCGCCGTTTAACAGGTAACTGCAAGCGTCACCAAGACATGATTGCAACTGTTATTAAAAGAGCTCGTGCTGCGGCATTGGTTCCATATACTGTAACAAGAAAAGCAGTTGTAACTGCACCATTTGAAAATTTAAAATAATTTTCAAAACATGCACCAAAATCCTAAAACAGGATTTTGGTTTTAAACTCAATTTTCAATAAAAATAAATTCTTATTTAACTCTTCTACTCTTCTATACTAACTGCTTTAAAACCTAAGCGAACCTTGTCTTGCTTTAATTTTTTATAAAGTTTAAATTTTGCTTTTTCAAGTTCTTCATCATTATAGTTAAATAGAGATTTAATCTCATTATTATCCAAATCAGCACTATCCATAGCAAAAAGTCTTAACTCTTTTTTTGTAAGCTTGGACTTAAGTACTCCATATAAAAGTTTATCATCTTCAATCATATTAATTGCATCTAATTTACAAAATTTCACAAGCATTTCTCTAAAACTATTTTCACTGTTGTACTGTCTCCAGACACTATTTTCTAACATTATAATTTCTCCAATATTTTTCTTAAATCTTTAGTCTCAACTACTATATTTGCTTCTTTGCGTAAAATCTCTCTTGCACAAAAAGCGACTCTTGTTCCTGCATGAGCAAACATTGAGAGGTCATTTGCTCCGTCTCCGCACACCAATGTTTCCTTCTCAGTGACTCCCAAAAGCCCCTGCAAGCGTATTAACATGTCGCCTTTGGAGTAGTTAAACATCATATCTCCGCCGACAAGACCTGTAAGTTTTTGATTTTTATGATGCAGTACATTTGAAAAATCTGCATCGTACCCTAAAATATTTTTTGCATATCCAGTAGCATTTCTAAATCCGCCGCTAAAGCAGACCACTTTCATTCCTCTGCTCTTTAGCTCAGCTATTGTCTCGCGAGCTCCATTCATATATGGCAAATTTTGACTTATTTTTTCAACCACACTATAATCTAAACCTTTTAGCAAACCCGCTCTTTGTTGCAGTGATTCAAAAAAGTCAATCTCTCCGCTCATCGCAGCTTCTGTTATTTTACCAACCTCTTCACCAAGTCCCAACTCTTCAGCAAAAAAATCTATCGTCTCGCCATCCATCAGCGTAGAATCAAAATCAAAAACAGCCAGTTTTAGCATATATTTTTCTCTCTTTAGTTATAATTACGCAATTATACCATTTAGGATGCTTTTTGTTTAATGAACTTATAAATAAACTAAAAAACGATACATATATCACTCTTGAGACGACGCCGGGGCACTCTCCTGTATTTTCTCCTATTATCGATACGATAGCTGAATTAGGGCTTGATAAATTAGTAGATGGTTTTACAACAACAGACAACCCTCTTGCTAAATTAAAATATAACTCTCTCTTTGCTGCAAAAATGCTTCAAGAAAGATTTCATAAGCCAGTAATTGCAACAATGAGCATGCGTGATAGAAACAAAATTGCTCTTCAATCAGACTTGCTGGGAGCAAACGAAATTGACATAAGAGCTATCTTAGCACTTACCGGAGATCCTGCATCTATCTCTGATCAGCCTCATACTAAGGCCGTTTTTGAAGCAGACAGTACGCTTTTGCTTGACATCGTTTCTTGTTTTAACAGCGGCATTGATTACGCAGGCAAACCTCTAACACATAAACCAAAAGAGATTTACCCTTTTGCAGTTGTAAACTCTTATGCAAAAAATCCTAAAACACTACAAAAAAAGATGCAAAAAAAGATAAAACACGGTGCGCTTGGAATCATTACACAGCCGGTTTATGACCTACAAAACGCAAAACTTCTGCTTGAGCTTAAAGAAGCTGCCAACAAAGAGTGTTGTAATGAAAGAAAAGATGCTGAGCTTATTTTAGGAATTTTTCCGATTACAAAACTTAGAACAGCACAATTTTTATCTGCCCATGTTCCAGGAATAAATGTACCAGATGAGTGGATAGAAGCTCTTAAAATTGCAAATGAGCAAGGACCAGAAGAAGAGTATAGAGTTGGATTTGAACTTAGTAAAAATCTCTTTTTAGAGATAAAAGCATTTCATCCCAAGATTCACCTTATGACGGCAAATCAGTTTCAAATAGCAAGAGATATACTATTATAAATTAAGGATAAAGATGATTGATTTAAAACTACTCCAAAAAGATTTTCAAGGCGTCAGCGATAAACTCGTAAGAAAAGGCGTTGATATTAAACTTTTAAATTCTCTAAAAAGAAAAAATGAAGAGCTAAAAGCTGCGAAAGTTGATTATGAAACGCTCCAAGCTGCTCAAAATGCGATGAGCAAAGAGTTTGGCGTCTATAAAAAAGAGGGAAAAGATGTAAGTGAATTAAAAAAGAGAGTAGATGCAAATAAAGTTAAAATTGCAGAAGCGCTTGAAGTTCAAAGAACAAAACAAGAAGAGCTTGAAACTTTAGCTATGTCTATCCCAAATATTCCAGATGATGACACACCTGATGGTGAGGATGAAAATGACAATGTTGAGATTAAAAAAGTTTTAGCTCCAAGACAATTTATATTTACTCCAAAAGAGCACTGGGAACTAGCCGAAAATAACGGATGGATAGATTTTGAGCGAGGAGTGAAACTTGCAACAAGCCGCTTTAGCGTCTCTTTTGGCATGGGTGCAAAACTTGAACGAGC
Protein-coding regions in this window:
- a CDS encoding single-stranded DNA-binding protein, encoding MYNKVILVGNLTRDIELRYSQGGMAIANTAIATSRKFTVNGEKKEEVCFVDITFFARSAEIANQYLKKGSKILVEGRLNFDQWVDQNGQKRSKHSVVVETMQMLDSKNDNQNSGNYPAQQNQAGQQNYQQQAQSYQQPNQQQQSYSQNRAMPESSSVPEIDIDEDEIPF
- a CDS encoding DNA-processing protein DprA, which codes for MKIVKNKIPELFSMKSYPKQLFYNGNLELLQRVKVSIVGSRKPTKYSREYIQKISLALSKNGICVVSGGAMGIDATAHSGAGSSNTIAVLPCGIDLRYPSVNKNLLNDIQNSGLLLSQFELGFRATPWNFIIRNELVVALGDVLIVGEADLDSGTMRSVEFALKMGKKIFVLPHRLGESSGTNQLVKESKAEVIYDINEFVSQFTPSKNLQLFSKDDFIEFCSTNPTYDEALAKYPQRVFEAELNGEIEIVKGRVLVL
- the queA gene encoding tRNA preQ1(34) S-adenosylmethionine ribosyltransferase-isomerase QueA; its protein translation is MNNKELLTSSYDFFLPKELIATHPANPRDSSKLLVYDRSTDKISHVKFSDLEKFIPKECALIFNDTKVIKARLFGKKESGGKIELLINRALNAHDVNVYIRGKVKKDTKILFDENLSAIVQKLHDDGSRVVHFYENEKLLRFEELLPIIEKIGHVPLPPYIQREDNKEDENEYQSVFAKEEGAVAAPTASLHFTKEQHERVCKTFAHAFVTLHVGSGTFKPVECEKITEHPMHSEYYAISKKAKKLLDSDRAILSIGTTSTRTIEFYARNKDISNGEANLFLHPKNRPLRVNHLLTNFHLPKSTLLMLVASFVGLEKTQELYRIAIEKEYRFYSYGDSMLIL
- the serB gene encoding phosphoserine phosphatase SerB, which translates into the protein MLKLAVFDFDSTLMDGETIDFFAEELGLGEEVGKITEAAMSGEIDFFESLQQRAGLLKGLDYSVVEKISQNLPYMNGARETIAELKSRGMKVVCFSGGFRNATGYAKNILGYDADFSNVLHHKNQKLTGLVGGDMMFNYSKGDMLIRLQGLLGVTEKETLVCGDGANDLSMFAHAGTRVAFCAREILRKEANIVVETKDLRKILEKL
- a CDS encoding methylenetetrahydrofolate reductase yields the protein MFNELINKLKNDTYITLETTPGHSPVFSPIIDTIAELGLDKLVDGFTTTDNPLAKLKYNSLFAAKMLQERFHKPVIATMSMRDRNKIALQSDLLGANEIDIRAILALTGDPASISDQPHTKAVFEADSTLLLDIVSCFNSGIDYAGKPLTHKPKEIYPFAVVNSYAKNPKTLQKKMQKKIKHGALGIITQPVYDLQNAKLLLELKEAANKECCNERKDAELILGIFPITKLRTAQFLSAHVPGINVPDEWIEALKIANEQGPEEEYRVGFELSKNLFLEIKAFHPKIHLMTANQFQIARDILL
- a CDS encoding divergent polysaccharide deacetylase family protein, which produces MSRKRKTSFKKKPKDLTFITWIVTFIIIAFSSFGIGYYVGYDDAKNDLFKKESKIAKKSVKQIKESETIEKSTKEAKEKYEDASHEVESSIEPKPIEREKTVETSAKAKLAIIIDDVSVKSHIKAIKSLNLPITMSFLPPSEFRPNSHKLAAKEEFYMVHLPMEAKNFTKEEPYTLKVDDSQIKILQRVAEIKKLFPKVKYINNHTGSKFTSDEAAVNRLIYALEKENINFIDSRTIGSTKVPKVMKSYGKKYMSRDIFLDHELDKDYVKGQIKKAIKIAKVHGSAIAIGHPHANTLLAISESKHLFSEVELVLIDKLY
- the rpsF gene encoding 30S ribosomal protein S6 — encoded protein: MRNYENLVIVKPTLTAEEIQASVNAIEEVITSNGGEIAATDAMGMRKLAYSIGKNERGYFHVIYYTAAPSAISEIERRFRINEDLLRFVTIKYDTNREVSAWNQLVQKANKKASSPAEETKEEVEASTEVQEVAEETAE
- the rpsR gene encoding 30S ribosomal protein S18; amino-acid sequence: MAERRKYKKRYCKYCEAKVDFMDYKDVGALRFSLSERYKIMPRRLTGNCKRHQDMIATVIKRARAAALVPYTVTRKAVVTAPFENLK
- the tatC gene encoding twin-arginine translocase subunit TatC encodes the protein MFDEIKPHLVELRKRLGISVASLIVMFFVMFYFHEAILEWIVEPLNVALLEVGRKSLHAADGMVTTNQVGGAFFVALKVSFFAAILGALPIILSQIWAFIAPALYANEKKMIIPFILGGTIMFAIGVIFAYYIVTPFGFDFLITFGSFKFTPLINIEDYVGFFTKIMFGFGIAFELPVFAYFLGLLGMVDDRQMREFFKYAIVIIFIVAALLTPPDVLTQLLMAGPLVLLYGISILIVRLVNPAPALEEESEDEDIDLLDEIRAINKDSE